GGGATAAGAGATCAGTCGAATTAGGTTTAAAGTATGAGGCTAGTTTAGAAGATTGGCAAACTGAATATTTGGATTTAATTTTATCGATAAAAATTGTTGATAATATGGAGGAAGCAATCACACATATTCAAAAATATAGTTCAAAACATACAGATGGAATAATTACTGAAAATTCAATTACTGCCAATAAATTTATGAATTTAGTTGATAGTGCAGGTGTTTTTCATAATTGCTCTACAAGGTTTGCCGATGGCTTTAGATATGGATTCGGAGCTGAAGTTGGTATATCTACCCAATTACTTCCACCAAGGGGACCTGTAGGTCTAGAAGGTTTGGTAACTTATAAATATTTTCTGAAAGGCGATGGGAATATAGTTGATGATTTTTCATCCGGAAAGTCTATATTTACACATAAAGATCTTTAAAAATTTTTAAAGATGGAAACTTTCTTAAAAATTGAGAATATTAAACTTTGGGCTAGGGTTGGCGTTCTTGATGAAGAAAGGGAATTAGGTCAACTATTTAGTTTAGATATATTTTTGTGGACTGATTTTGAAAATTGTACAGTAAATGATGATATAAAAAAAACAGTTGACTATTCTAAATTAGTTCAAATTTTAAAAGATCAATCTAAAAAAATATATTGTTTTACAATCGAAAAGTATTCAAACGCAATTTTAGAAATCATTGATGAAGAATTTAATCTTTCTAAAATTAAAATTATTTTGACAAAATGCAATCCTCCAATAACAGGTTTCGATGGGAAGGTTTCAATAGTAAGAATTCTTGAAAATAATTAAAAGTATTGGAAAAAAGAAATCCCATTATATTGATTCATGGTCTTTGGAATACTTCAAGTATTTTTTCTTCTATTACCTCAAAACTTGATAATATTGGAATTGAATATTTTGCCCCAACTCTTAAGCATTCATATGGAATGACTTCAATTATTGATCTAACAATAATATTAAACGAATTAATTTTAGACAAATACGGTTTAGAAAAAGAAATAGATATTTTAGGATTTTCTATGGGAGGAATAATTGGTAGGTACTGGCTTCAAAAATTTAAAGGATATAAAAGAACAAGAAGATTCATATCTATAGGCTCCCCTCACAAAGGAACATTGATGGCTCAATTAATACCTAGTTACCCTTTTAGAGGAATATCAGAAATGAAAATAAATAGTGAGTTTTTGAAAGAGCTTGCAAATAATGATTTTTTTCTTGATGGTATCGAGTGTATAAATTTCTTTACTTATTGGGACCTAATGGTATTCCCAAGCTGGTGGACTAATTTAAATTTTGGAAAGAAAATATCAGTAAAAGTATATAAACATAGAAATCTTGTGAGAAATAAATCTGCGATTTACAAAATAATCAATGAAATTATCAATTAGCTCCAGAAAGACCTAAGTGT
The Prochlorococcus marinus XMU1411 genome window above contains:
- the folB gene encoding dihydroneopterin aldolase, with the translated sequence METFLKIENIKLWARVGVLDEERELGQLFSLDIFLWTDFENCTVNDDIKKTVDYSKLVQILKDQSKKIYCFTIEKYSNAILEIIDEEFNLSKIKIILTKCNPPITGFDGKVSIVRILENN
- a CDS encoding esterase/lipase family protein; translated protein: MEKRNPIILIHGLWNTSSIFSSITSKLDNIGIEYFAPTLKHSYGMTSIIDLTIILNELILDKYGLEKEIDILGFSMGGIIGRYWLQKFKGYKRTRRFISIGSPHKGTLMAQLIPSYPFRGISEMKINSEFLKELANNDFFLDGIECINFFTYWDLMVFPSWWTNLNFGKKISVKVYKHRNLVRNKSAIYKIINEIIN